A window from Drosophila subobscura isolate 14011-0131.10 chromosome O, UCBerk_Dsub_1.0, whole genome shotgun sequence encodes these proteins:
- the LOC117897612 gene encoding dnaJ homolog subfamily C member 17 gives MASKKFSDINLYELLGISIEAEQNEIRKAYRKRALDCHPDKNPDNPQAAERFHELSKALGILTDETARAAYDKVLRAKKAAELRSKQLDSKRQKLKQELEEREKAALHKLHASQPYSTVRKSDEDVLQEQIERLRREGSKMLEEEQQAMREQMKRSYAEKRKPQQATFDSSQHRIKIKWKTEKGDYSQEKLLKFLKKYGEVVALVMNIKRGGRAMVELSTREACDMILAYEKGDPSNPLHFQWVTPPAEEKPPNVSSNNSPLDFEDLAKRQLRQVTERQRLIEQMMKDDQTNE, from the coding sequence ATGGCCAGCAAAAAGTTTAGCGACATTAATCTGTACGAGCTGCTGGGAATATCCATCGAGGCCGAGCAAAATGAAATACGCAAGGCGTATCGTAAGCGCGCACTTGACTGCCATCCGGACAAGAATCCCGACAATCCGCAGGCCGCCGAACGTTTTCATGAGCTGTCCAAGGCCTTGGGCATACTCACAGATGAAACCGCACGCGCTGCCTACGACAAGGTGTTGAGGGCGAAGAAGGCCGCCGAGCTGCGTAGCAAACAGTTGGACAGTAAACGCCAGAAACTGAAGCAAGAGTTGGAGGAGCGCGAAAAGGCGGCACTGCACAAGCTGCATGCCAGCCAACCATACAGCACCGTGCGTAAGAGCGATGAGGATGTGCTGCAGGAGCAAATTGAACGTCTGCGCCGTGAGGGCTCCAAGATGCtggaggaggaacagcaggcCATGAGGGAGCAGATGAAGCGCAGCTATGCGGAGAAGCGCAAACCGCAGCAGGCCACATTCGACTCATCCCAGCATCGCATCAAGATCAAGTGGAAGACCGAAAAGGGTGACTATTCGCAGGAGAAGTTGCTCAAGTTCCTGAAGAAATACGGCGAGGTGGTGGCTCTGGTGATGAACATCAAACGTGGCGGTCGCGCCATGGTGGAGCTGTCGACGCGCGAAGCCTGCGACATGATTCTGGCCTACGAGAAGGGCGATCCATCCAATCCTCTACACTTTCAGTGGGTAACACCGCCGGCGGAGGAGAAGCCGCCAAATGTTAGCAGCAATAATTCGCCGCTGGACTTTGAGGATTTGGCTAAGCGCCAACTACGACAGGTCACAGAGCGCCAGCGTTTGATAGAGCAAATGATGAAGGATGACCAGACCAACGAATAA
- the LOC117897604 gene encoding chitobiosyldiphosphodolichol beta-mannosyltransferase: MAAEMKHKKRHACVIVLGDIGRSPRMQYHAQSLLEDNYNVDIIGYLETRPLEALSACKIHELSAVPVTNLTPQLKLLFKAFWQTLSLLMALISIRRPNFLLVQNPPGIPTLIVCYLYCAVTRTKLAIDWHNYTYTVLAMGTAGGEQSRLIRLVKRLERYFGSKAHTHFCVTRAMQEDLQRNWNIGPVTVLYDRAPTQFHPIDLPQKHELFMKLSKDYPQFMPQCYADLKQSGVLEATALTQKLANGSVLYKPQRQAILVSSTSWTPDEDFGLLLQALQSYEKTALAEPQIYPALLCVITGKGPQKEQYEAEMGKMQWQKVNIVTPWLENEDYPSILASADLGVCLHWSTSGLDLPMKVVDMFGSGLPVCAYNFKCLDELVKHGENGFVFGDHHELAEQLRIWFENFPNNPSIQETQTRFGRSLQQFQELRWRESWRLNAAPILEAFL, from the exons ATGGCGGCGGAAATGAAGCATAAGAAGCGCCACGCCTGCGTAATCGTACTGGGCGACATTGGGCGCAGTCCACGTATGCAATACCATGCCCAGAGCCTGCTGGAAGACAATTACAATGTGGACATCATTGGATACCTGGAGACGCGTCCCCTGGAGGCATTGAGCGCTTGCAAAATCCACGAGCTGTCGGCTGTGCCAGTGACGAATCTAACGCCACAACTGAAGCTACTCTTTAAGGCCTTCTGGCAGACACTCAGCCTGCTGATGGCCCTGATCTCCATACGACGTCCCAACTTTCTGCTCGTCCAGAATCCGCCCGGCATACCCACCCTCATCGTTTGCTACTTGTACTGCGCAGTGACGCGCACCAAATTGGCCATCGACTGGCATAACTACACGTACACGGTGCTGGCCATGGGCACGGCGGGCGGCGAGCAGAGCCGCCTGATACGCCTGGTCAAGCGGCTGGAGCGTTACTTTGGGTCCAAGGCGCACACGCACTTTTGTGTGACGCGTGCCATGCAGGAGGATCTGCAGCGCAACTGGAACATAGG TCCCGTCACCGTCTTGTACGATCGTGCACCCACGCAATTCCATCCGATTGATCTGCCCCAGAAGCACGAGCTGTTCATGAAGCTCTCCAAGGATTATCCGCAATTCATGCCGCAGTGCTATGCTGATCTGAAGCAGTCCGGTGTGCTGGAGGCGACAGCTTTAACACAGAAGCTGGCCAATGGCAGTGTCCTCTATAAGCCACAGCGACAGGCCATACTCGTCTCGAGCACCAGTTGGACGCCCGATGAGGACTTTGGGCTactgctgcaggcgctgcagtCATATGAGAAGACAGCGCTGGCCGAGCCCCAGATCTATCCCGCCCTGTTGTGCGTCATCACTGGCAAGGGGCCGCAGAAGGAGCAGTACGAGGCGGAGATGGGCAAAATGCAGTGGCAAAAGGTCAACATAGTCACGCCATGGCTGGAGAACGAAGACTATCCCAGCATACTGGCCAGTGCCGACTTGGGTGTGTGCTTGCACTGGAGCACCAGCGGTCTGGATCTGCCCATGAAGGTGGTGGACATGTTTGGCAGCGGCCTGCCCGTCTGtgcatacaattttaaatg CTTGGATGAACTGGTGAAGCATGGAGAGAACGGCTTCGTCTTTGGCGATCATCATGAACTGGCCGAACAGCTGCGCATTTGGTTCGAAAACTTTCCCAACAATCCCAGCATTCAGGAGACACAAACGCGCTTCGGACGCAGCCTGCAGCAGTTCCAGGAGCTGCGCTGGCGTGAAAGTTGGCGCCTAAACGCGGCACCCATACTCGAGGCATTTCTTTAA
- the LOC117897602 gene encoding GRIP and coiled-coil domain-containing protein 1, producing MEKRQRELESLVSTQKEQLTRYEKRLKDVVTAYKGLMKEKEALETSLTAHAEATAATGTGSPAKATDPANVNGTASADATDGVDSNPSAEGQLQTQIITLMNSLATLSAEKSRMEASFQADKKQLRSQIAQKELSIQELHAKSKEQAAKAKADVDEVKAKWIIERQEREKETNNQMLMIRELQKLYADERHLKDNIEMQLNNFKTQFASNEAENSRLRDLQAQLKEARHQLKQFQAKAEHTAVATSTDNASLLHQVRQEMQQLKEQHAVAIKQEQRRVLRAEEQSRKQAALHEGRVANLEARLAELSTTVGSYDRLRQQDQDNIHALKQQLQDLEQAQARPAPALRALSEDVDLATLVDEIVRLKKLLTSANARSANPIDLNEILSLGTSASAPSSDSHVHCEQQLQGVQKMLEAGKQQRQLLEQKIQLQQSHIQTLQEKVQVLNRNIDESEQELKQQGDKLRQALKMERTKWQEAKAELENETRCKLNELEQLLQKQRQRSLQLLDEKEQEIKTLQTSFEVFHTAGGGGGGASALPVEASAAESYNYSSDGESVEVEAERDRRLQVKSKKLSLGENCHMLHYANELARKDIEITTLRKAKYSAESTLRKAIQDKVTSQQEMHEKIECLEEQVDRLERCKTREGANLEYLKNVIISYILTRDADGKRHMLNAISAVLQFTSSEMQAINATFQKK from the exons ATGGAGAAACGCCAGAGGGAGCTGGAGTCCCTGGTTAGCACGCAAAAGGAGCAGCTTACGCGCTACGAGAAGAGGCTCAAAG ATGTGGTTACCGCCTACAAGGGTCTGATGAAGGAGAAGGAAGCGCTGGAGACAAGTTTGACGGCGCATGCAGAGGCCAcggcagccacaggcacaggctcaCCCGCCAAGGCCACAGATCCTGCCAATGTGAATGGCACCGCCAGTGCAGATGCCACGGATGGCGTAGACTCCAACCCCTCAGCTGAGGGACAGCTGCAAACTCAAATCATTACGCTGATGAACTCGCTGGCCACTCTGTCGGCGGAAAAGTCTCGCATGGAGGCCTCCTTCCAGGCGGACAAGAAGCAGCTGCGCAGCCAAATAGCCCAAAAGGAGCTGAGCATACAGGAGCTGCACGCCAAATCgaaggagcaggcagccaagGCCAAGGCCGATGTAGATGAGGTGAAGGCCAAGTGGATCATAGAGCGGCAGGAGCGGGAGAAGGAAACCAACAATCAAATGCTGATGATACGCGAGCTGCAGAAGCTCTATGCGGACGAGCGACACCTCAAGGACAACATCGAGATGCAGCTGAACAACTTTAAGACGCAGTTCGCCAGCAATGAGGCGGAGAATAGTCGCCTGCGCGATCTGCAGGCACAGCTGAAGGAGGCCAGGCATCAGCTAAAGCAATTTCAGGCCAAAGCGGAGCACACAGCGGTTGCCACCAGCACGGACAATGCCTCACTGCTGCACCAAGTGCGTCAGGAGATGCAGCAACTGAAGGAACAGCATGCGGTGGCcatcaagcaggagcagcggcgaGTCTTGCGCGCCGAGGAGCAGAGCCGGAAACAGGCGGCGCTGCATGAGGGTCGTGTGGCCAATTTGGAGGCACGCCTCGCCGAGCTCAGCACCACCGTGGGCAGCTACGATCGCCTGCGGCAGCAGGATCAAGACAATATCCATGCactcaagcagcagctgcaggattTGGAGCAGGCCCAAGCCCGTCCGGCACCCGCTTTGAGGGCGCTCAGTGAGGATGTGGATTTGGCCACTTTGGTGGATGAAATTGTGCGCCTAAAGAAACTGTTGACCAGCGCCAATGCACGCTCCGCCAATCCCATCGATCTCAATGAGATTCTCTCACTGGGCACTTCGGCGTCCGCGCCGTCTTCTGACAGCCATGTGCActgcgagcagcagctgcaaggaGTACAAAAAATGCTCGAGGCGggcaagcagcagcgtcagTTGCTGGAGCAAAAGATACAGCTGCAACAGTCGCACATACAGACACTCCAGGAGAAGGTGCAAGTGCTCAATCGCAACATTGACGAGTCGGAGCAGGAGCTCAAGCAGCAGGGCGACAAGCTGCGGCAGGCGCTCAAGATGGAGCGCACCAAATGGCAGGAGGCCAAGGCAGAGCTTGAGAATGAGACGCGCTGCAAGCTCAACGaactggagcagctgctgcaaaagcagcgacagcgctccctgcagctgctcgacgagaaggagcaggagatcAAGACGCTGCAGACCTCGTTCGAGGTGTTTCACACagctggcggtggtggtggcggtgccaGTGCGCTGCCAGTGGAAGCCTCAGCTGCCGAGAGCTATAACTACTCCTCCGATGGGGAGAgcgtggaggtggaggctgAACGCGATCGCAGGCTGCAGGTAAAGTCTAAGAAATTATCGCTCGGCGAGAACTGCCACATGCTGCACTATGCCAACGAGCTGGCACGCAAGGACATAGAAATTACAACGCTGCGCAAGGCCAAATATTCCGCCGAGTCCACGCTGCGAAAGGCAATACAGGATAAGGTGACATCACAGCAGGAGATGCACGAGAAAATTGAATGTCTCGAAGAGCAGGTGGACAG ACTGGAACGCTGCAAGACGCGTGAAGGCGCCAATTTGGAGTATCTGAAGAATGTCATCATTAGCTACATTCTCACCAGAGACGCCGACGGCAAGCGGCACATGCTTAATGCCATTTCAGCTGTGCTTCAGTTCACCAGCAGCGAAATGCAAGCCATTAATGCAACATtccaaaagaaataa
- the LOC117897609 gene encoding arfaptin-2 isoform X1 encodes MAERERSIHEMLKDTPSMNDSCSSVHTGTEGGSNMVVGIGLCGSISSHSIGVGGGAGGGGGAGAGANMNVGGPFNAPNSLPLRNHSAPTTPMSPTSPTSGNGILTSTDGSGSLIRTSASKIDSIKNWSISTYKCTRQIMLEKLGKSQRTVDSELEAQIEQLRETQRKYLSILRLTRAFSSHFQHVVVTQHALADSFADLAQKNPELQKEFTCNAETQRNLTKNGELLLNALNFFISSVNTLCNKTIDDTLLTIRQYETARIEFDAYRMDLENTKPEVTQSAAALEETQRSYAQHKDQYEKLRADVAIKMQFLDENRIKVMHKQLILLHNAIAAYFSGNAMALESTLKQFNIKQLKSPNAVTGSWLEQ; translated from the exons ATGGCGGAACGCGAGCGTAGCATACACGAAATGCTGAAAGATACGCCCTCCATGAACGATAGCTGCAGTTCGGTCCACACCGGCACAGAGGGTGGCAGCAACATGGTTGTCGGAATCGGTCTATGCGGCAGCATCAGTAGCCATAGCATTGGcgtgggtggtggtgctggtggtggaggcggggccggggccggggccaACATGAATGTCGGTGGTCCCTTTAATGCACCCAACAGCTTGCCATTGCGAAATCATTCAG CACCCACCACACCAATGTCACCGACCAGTCCGACCTCGGGCAATGGTATACTGACATCGAccgatggcagcggcagcctgaTACGCACAAGCGCTTCCAAGATCGATAGCATCAAGAACTGGAGCATATCCACATACAAGTGCACGCGTCAGATAATGCTCGAGAAGCTGGGCAAGTCGCAGCGCACTGTCGACTCGGAGCTGGAGGCGCAAATTGAACAATTGCGCGAGACGCAACGAAAGTACTTGTCGATCTTGCGCCTAACGAGAGCATTTAGTTCACATTTTCAGCATGTGGTCGTCACGCAGCATGCCCTGGCCGATTCGTTTGCCGATCTGGCCCAAAAGAATCCCGAACTGCAGAAGGAGTTCACCTGCAACGCGGAGACGCAACGAAATCTAACAAAAAATGGCGAACTGCTGCTCAATGCATTGAACTTTTTTATATCGTCGGTGAATACGCTGTGCAACAAGACCATCGATGATACGCTACTAACGATACGACAATACGAAACGGCTCG AATCGAATTTGATGCTTATCGCATGGATTTGGAGAACACCAAACCGGAGGTAACACAATCGGCGGCCGCCTTGGAGGAAACCCAACGAAGTTATGCCCAACACAAGGATCAGTATGAGAAACTACGCGCCGATGTggccattaaaatgcaatttctcgATGAGAATCGC atcAAGGTGATGCACAAGCAACTGATTTTGTTGCACAATGCAATTGCTGCTTACTTTTCGGGCAATGCCATGGCACTGGAAAGCACtctaaaacaatttaatatcAAG CAGCTTAAGTCACCAAATGCCGTCACTGGATCCTGGCTGGAACAGTAG
- the LOC117897609 gene encoding arfaptin-2 isoform X2, which produces MAERERSIHEMLKDTPSMNDSCSSVHTGTEGGSNMVVGIGLCGSISSHSIGVGGGAGGGGGAGAGANMNVGGPFNAPNSLPLRNHSAPTTPMSPTSPTSGNGILTSTDGSGSLIRTSASKIDSIKNWSISTYKCTRQIMLEKLGKSQRTVDSELEAQIEQLRETQRKYLSILRLTRAFSSHFQHVVVTQHALADSFADLAQKNPELQKEFTCNAETQRNLTKNGELLLNALNFFISSVNTLCNKTIDDTLLTIRQYETARIEFDAYRMDLENTKPEVTQSAAALEETQRSYAQHKDQYEKLRADVAIKMQFLDENRIKVMHKQLILLHNAIAAYFSGNAMALESTLKQFNIKLKSPNAVTGSWLEQ; this is translated from the exons ATGGCGGAACGCGAGCGTAGCATACACGAAATGCTGAAAGATACGCCCTCCATGAACGATAGCTGCAGTTCGGTCCACACCGGCACAGAGGGTGGCAGCAACATGGTTGTCGGAATCGGTCTATGCGGCAGCATCAGTAGCCATAGCATTGGcgtgggtggtggtgctggtggtggaggcggggccggggccggggccaACATGAATGTCGGTGGTCCCTTTAATGCACCCAACAGCTTGCCATTGCGAAATCATTCAG CACCCACCACACCAATGTCACCGACCAGTCCGACCTCGGGCAATGGTATACTGACATCGAccgatggcagcggcagcctgaTACGCACAAGCGCTTCCAAGATCGATAGCATCAAGAACTGGAGCATATCCACATACAAGTGCACGCGTCAGATAATGCTCGAGAAGCTGGGCAAGTCGCAGCGCACTGTCGACTCGGAGCTGGAGGCGCAAATTGAACAATTGCGCGAGACGCAACGAAAGTACTTGTCGATCTTGCGCCTAACGAGAGCATTTAGTTCACATTTTCAGCATGTGGTCGTCACGCAGCATGCCCTGGCCGATTCGTTTGCCGATCTGGCCCAAAAGAATCCCGAACTGCAGAAGGAGTTCACCTGCAACGCGGAGACGCAACGAAATCTAACAAAAAATGGCGAACTGCTGCTCAATGCATTGAACTTTTTTATATCGTCGGTGAATACGCTGTGCAACAAGACCATCGATGATACGCTACTAACGATACGACAATACGAAACGGCTCG AATCGAATTTGATGCTTATCGCATGGATTTGGAGAACACCAAACCGGAGGTAACACAATCGGCGGCCGCCTTGGAGGAAACCCAACGAAGTTATGCCCAACACAAGGATCAGTATGAGAAACTACGCGCCGATGTggccattaaaatgcaatttctcgATGAGAATCGC atcAAGGTGATGCACAAGCAACTGATTTTGTTGCACAATGCAATTGCTGCTTACTTTTCGGGCAATGCCATGGCACTGGAAAGCACtctaaaacaatttaatatcAAG CTTAAGTCACCAAATGCCGTCACTGGATCCTGGCTGGAACAGTAG
- the LOC117897618 gene encoding DPH3 homolog yields MSIYHDEVEIEDFEYDEEEEMYYYPCPCGDRFQISKEELIEGEEVATCPSCSLIIKVIYDPEMFKAEEDEETALNDKLSDLKLEKN; encoded by the exons ATGAGCATCTACCACGACGAGGTGGAAATCGAGGATTTCGAatacgacgaggaggaggagatgtaCTACTATCCCTGCCCGTGCGGCGATCGATTTCAGATATCCAAG GAGGAGCTAATCGAGGGCGAGGAGGTGGCCACCTGCCCCAGCTGTTCGCTAATCATAAAAGTTATCTACGATCCG GAAATGTTCAAAGCCGAAGAGGATGAGGAGACCGCACTCAATGATAAACTAAGCGACTTGAAGCTGGAAAAGAACTAA
- the LOC117897617 gene encoding uncharacterized protein LOC117897617 has protein sequence MVYLNIILGIITVVVSAGIAVYLSRPNYQQVPPHQTRRRVEEETNKNGGKPTNKLESQKCRKSKPGDICATCTEEMPSDDMYRMQCGHALHNACFQVFRYICPNCFLCGQTVNLTMPGDPCSICFDLLTKDEMQHLKCHHALHKVCASKLKATGATNCPLCRASM, from the exons ATGGTTTAtctaaatattattttgggTATTATTACTGTTGTAGTGAGTGCAGGCATCGCTGTCTACCTTAGCCGGCCAAATTATCAGCAAGTACCGCCTCACCAGACACGCCGCAGAGTCGAAgaggaaacaaacaaaaatggcgGCAAACCAACTAATAAATTAGAAAGCCAGAAATGCCGCAAGAG cAAGCCTGGTGACATTTGTGCCACTTGCACCGAAGAGATGCCAAGCGACGATATGTATCGAATGCAGTGTGGACATGCCTTGCATAACGCCTGCTTCCAGGTGTTTCGTTATATTTGCCCCAATTGTTTTCTGTGCGGCCAAACCGTAAACCTGACCATGCCCGGCGATCCATGCAGCATATGCTTCGATTTGCTTACTAAAGATGAAATGCAACATCTGAAATGTCATCATGCCCTGCACAAGGTCTGTGCATCCAAACTCAAAGCAACGGGCGCCACCAACTGCCCCCTGTGTCGGGCGAGTATGTAG